The Candidatus Amarolinea dominans region CTGGGTCCAGAAACCTGAAGTCAGGGAAAGAACTGCGTCTAACCAATGGTGATGCCAGGACGAGCGATCCCGTATGGTCTCCGGATGGCCGTTATCTTGCCTACATCAGTGATCGGGACGGGAACAAGGATGTCTGGCTGATGGAGGCGAACGGACGGAAGCCCATCAATTTGACGCGGTCGCCAGAAGACGAGGAGTATCCATCGTGGTCACATGATGGGAGCTGGCTCGCTTTCACACGCAAAGTGCCAAATCAGCAGATCTTTCTCATGCGCGCTGACGGGAGCCAGGTGCGCAATCTCACGCAGAACTCGATTGAGGACTTTCAGTCCGTCTGGGTTCCATAGAGAAACCTACTGGAGCCTGCCCTTCCGCGGAACGAATCGGGCGGCGAGATGGTGGAAGGCCCTGGCGGGCCTGGAGGGTGGCGTACATGCAGCCCCACCGGGGCTTGCATCTCATAGCCGGGCGGCCTCCGGCCTCCGGCGGTGTTGATCGGAGGATGGCATCTCCCCTCGACTCCGGCAGGCGTGCGGTCCAGGACGCGCTCAGGGGCGACCGCCCGATCATCGGTTTGCACCCTCATTTCAACCAGGGTACAATTGCCCTGTGGGGCGACCCAACGACACGAACGAGGCCAGACGATGGACTTTCAGCGCCCAAGCAACATCCCCAAACACGCCGCCAGCAAGATGGTGGCGCTGGTCGAGCGCGGCGCCCCGCGTGACTTTCGAGATATCCATGCCGTTTGCCACGCAGGCCTGGCGACTCCCGCTCGGTGCTGGGAATTGTGGCGCCAACGTCCAACGCTTACCGGCAGTGACACCGATACCGGCCGCGCGACGCTGGCACTGCAGATCCATCTGGAGCGTATTGCCCTGCACCGGCCTCTGGCGCAAATCGTTGATCCGCATGACCGAGCCAGCGCCGCTTGTGCGGATGACATCTCCGCACTATTCTGAACACACCAAAATCAGCCATCCACAAGGAGACCACCATGTCAGGCCCACAAACTCGCGGTAGTTGTGTATTCTGCGGTCGGGAATTCGCCAAGGGCGGGCTTTCCCGGCATCTGCCAACATGCCCCAAACGGCAAGAGGCTCAGGCGACAGCCGATGCTACCAAGCGCCAACACCAGACCCTCTATCATCTCCAGGTGCAGGATGCCTGGGGCGCCGGCTATTTCCTGCATCTGGAGATGCGCGGCAAAGCGACGCTGAAAGACCTGGACGAGTACCTGCGCGCCATCTGGCTGGAGTGCTGCGGGCACTTGAGCTCCTTCAAGATCGCAGGCGCCAGGTACGACAACACGGCCGGTCTCTGGGGCGAGAACGAAGGCCCCTTGATGAACGCGGTGAAGGTGAGCAGCATCTTCCAGCCAGGTCTGGAGCTGTCATACGAGTATGATTTCGGCACGACCTCGAAGCTGACCATCAAGGTCATTGCGGAGCGCGAGGGCAAGCCGCTCACCGAGCATCCGATCTTCCTGATGGCGCGCAACAAGTTCGAGCAGCCGTCATGTAGCGTTTGCGGCGCGCCCGCGACCTGGTTGTGCTTCGAATGCATGTATCACGAAGATCAGAAATGTGAATTGTGCGACGAGCACGCCCAGGAGCACGAACACGAGGAGATGGTGATGGCGCTGGTGAACTCGCCGCGCACGGGCATGTGCGGGTATGATGGGCCGGCCGAACCGCCGTACTGATGATCCGGCCGAAGGCGGCGTACTTCTTCTACTTTGCGGCGGGCGCGTGCCTGTTGCCATTCCTGGCGCTCTACTATGCCCAAAACGGCATGTCGGCCAGCCAGATCGGGCTGCTCTCTGGCCTGCTCCCGCTGGTGACGCTGGTCAGCGCGCCGCTGTGGGGCGGCCTGGCTGATGCGACGCAGCGACACCGGCCGGTGTTGCTGCTGGCGATGGCGGGCAGCATCGTCGTGGTGGTGGCCCTATCGCAGACGAGCGGGTTGCGCTGGCTCATCCCGTTGGTCATCCTGAATGCCTTCTTCTTGGCGCCGGTCATCCCGCTGGTTGACAACACCGTCTTGACCATGCTGGGCGACCGCAAGAGCCTGTACGGCCGGCAGCGCATCGGCGGCGCGTTCGGGTGGGGCCTGATGGCGCCGGTCGCGGGCTGGCTGATTGACCGGGCCGGCATGTCGGCCGCCTTCGGCGGCTACGCGCTGCTGATGCTCGGCTGCCTGGTCACGGTGGCGGGGCTGCCCATCGAACGCGCCGGCGGCCGCGGCTCTTATTGGCGTGGGGTGGCCGCCCTGCTGCGCAACGGGCCGTGGGTGATCTTCCTCGCCAGCATCCTGATCGGCGGCCTGGCGCTCTCCATCGAGATGAGCTTCCTCTTCCTCTACATGGAGCGGCTCGGCGCCAGCAAGACGCTGATGGGGATCACGCTGGCGGTTTCGACGGTCAGCGAGCTGCCGGTTTGGTTCTTCGCAGACCGGCTGATCGAGCGCCTGGGCACGCGCAAAGTGCTGGCGCTCTCGCTGCTGGCGTGCGCCGTGCAAGGTTTCGGCTACAGCCTGATGACGAACCCGCTGGTCGCGCTGCCGATCCAACTGCTGCATGGCCTGGCGTTCTCCGCCAGTTGGGCCGCGGGTGTGGCGCTGTCGGGCGAAATCGCGCCAAAGGGAATGGGCGCGACCGCGCAGGGAGTGTTCGGCGCGGTGTCGTGGGGCGTACGCGCGATGCTGGGGTCAGTGTTGGGCGGGCTGCTGTTCGAGTATTTCGGCCCCGCGGCCGCCTTCCGCTGGGGCGGCGTCGCGGCGCTGGTGGGGATTGGGTTTTTGTGGGTGGCGAGCCGGCGCACAGAGGCTCGATAGGCTGATTCACGAGGAACGCGCCGGAGGCGGGCAGCCGCAACGATAATCAGGCTGGTTGCCCAGCCATCGAAGCTCGGCGGGGCCGCGTTACGTCGAGACCGCCTCCTGGCTTGTCTCATACTTCTGCCGCACATCCTCCAACCGCCGGATGCGCCCTGCGATCTTCTGTTGGCGCGCCCGACGGATTGTTGCCAGAAAAGCCGGATGTCTGGCGATCAGATCGTCTGCCACATCATCTTCCATGCCGATCCTGGTCAAGTGGATAGGTTCAGCTCGCCACGATCTCCCGCACG contains the following coding sequences:
- a CDS encoding PD40 domain-containing protein translates to MLVKIAPTSGSRNLKSGKELRLTNGDARTSDPVWSPDGRYLAYISDRDGNKDVWLMEANGRKPINLTRSPEDEEYPSWSHDGSWLAFTRKVPNQQIFLMRADGSQVRNLTQNSIEDFQSVWVP
- a CDS encoding MFS transporter; this encodes MIRPKAAYFFYFAAGACLLPFLALYYAQNGMSASQIGLLSGLLPLVTLVSAPLWGGLADATQRHRPVLLLAMAGSIVVVVALSQTSGLRWLIPLVILNAFFLAPVIPLVDNTVLTMLGDRKSLYGRQRIGGAFGWGLMAPVAGWLIDRAGMSAAFGGYALLMLGCLVTVAGLPIERAGGRGSYWRGVAALLRNGPWVIFLASILIGGLALSIEMSFLFLYMERLGASKTLMGITLAVSTVSELPVWFFADRLIERLGTRKVLALSLLACAVQGFGYSLMTNPLVALPIQLLHGLAFSASWAAGVALSGEIAPKGMGATAQGVFGAVSWGVRAMLGSVLGGLLFEYFGPAAAFRWGGVAALVGIGFLWVASRRTEAR